In one window of Maribacter sp. BPC-D8 DNA:
- a CDS encoding UDP-N-acetylmuramate--L-alanine ligase, with the protein MRIHFIAIGGSAMHNLALALEHKGYVITGSDDVIFEPSKSRLAAKGLLPEEFGWFSDKITSDLDAIVLGMHAKADNPELLKAQELGITIYSYPEFLYEQSKNKTRVVIGGSHGKTTITSMILHVLNFHDIEVDYMVGAQLDGFDRMVHLTEDNDFIVLEGDEYLSSPIDRRPKFHLYQPNIALLSGIAWDHINVFPTFENYVEQFKIFVDSIVNGGSITYNIEDETVKEIVEASENTIRKLPYTTPEYSVEDGETLLETNEGPMPIEVFGKHNLSNLAGAKWICQNMGVDEDDFYEAIATFKGASKRLEKIAEGNSSIAYKDFAHSPSKVAATTKAVKEQYPNRKLIACLELHTYSSFNPEFLKEYKGALDAADEAVIFFLPESVAIKKLEAVTPEQISEAFQRKDLKIFTDAASFHEFVENKDYKNSTLLLMSSGNYGGLNLGHLRNVIVNN; encoded by the coding sequence ATGCGAATACATTTTATTGCAATAGGAGGAAGTGCCATGCACAATTTAGCGTTGGCGCTAGAACACAAAGGATATGTTATTACTGGTAGTGACGACGTCATTTTTGAACCTTCTAAATCTAGATTAGCAGCAAAAGGATTACTACCCGAAGAATTTGGCTGGTTTTCTGATAAAATCACTAGTGATCTAGATGCTATTGTATTAGGTATGCACGCCAAGGCGGATAACCCAGAATTACTAAAAGCGCAAGAATTGGGCATTACGATTTATTCTTACCCTGAGTTTTTATATGAGCAATCTAAAAATAAAACCAGAGTAGTTATTGGTGGTAGCCATGGTAAAACAACCATTACTTCAATGATCCTTCATGTGCTTAACTTTCATGATATTGAGGTTGATTATATGGTAGGGGCACAGTTAGATGGCTTTGATAGAATGGTGCACCTTACTGAGGATAATGATTTTATCGTACTTGAAGGCGATGAATATTTGTCTTCACCAATAGATCGCAGACCTAAATTTCATTTATACCAACCGAATATTGCTTTGTTAAGTGGTATCGCTTGGGATCATATCAATGTGTTTCCCACTTTTGAGAATTACGTAGAGCAGTTTAAAATATTTGTTGATAGTATCGTAAACGGTGGTTCGATCACTTATAATATAGAAGACGAAACAGTAAAGGAAATCGTTGAAGCTTCTGAAAATACCATTAGAAAATTACCGTATACTACACCTGAATATAGTGTTGAAGACGGAGAAACACTTTTGGAAACGAATGAAGGTCCAATGCCTATTGAGGTTTTCGGTAAACATAACCTAAGTAATTTGGCAGGCGCAAAGTGGATTTGCCAAAACATGGGTGTTGATGAGGATGATTTCTATGAAGCTATTGCTACTTTTAAAGGAGCATCGAAACGTTTAGAGAAAATAGCAGAGGGTAATTCAAGTATCGCCTATAAAGATTTTGCACACTCCCCAAGCAAAGTAGCCGCTACTACAAAGGCAGTGAAAGAGCAGTACCCAAATAGAAAATTGATTGCCTGTTTAGAGTTGCATACGTACAGTAGTTTTAATCCGGAATTTCTAAAGGAATACAAAGGTGCTTTAGATGCCGCTGATGAAGCAGTTATTTTCTTCTTGCCAGAATCTGTGGCAATTAAGAAGTTAGAAGCAGTTACTCCCGAACAAATTTCAGAAGCTTTTCAAAGAAAAGACTTAAAGATTTTTACCGATGCAGCTTCGTTTCATGAATTTGTAGAAAATAAAGATTATAAAAATTCTACCTTATTATTAATGAGTTCTGGAAATTACGGTGGACTTAATTTGGGACATTTACGAAATGTTATCGTAAATAATTAA
- a CDS encoding gliding motility-associated C-terminal domain-containing protein, producing the protein MNKLNLRFFAIVLFILGFSNLAEAQCAGNDASIEICEKDLDVANRNFALFPRLGGSPTAGGTWSTTNPENFYALNQSTGIVDLWRINNYGTHSFVYTNTDCNETATININLGGYPGEDNIDGSANACGDDNSVNLHGFLGSNVDGKVQDFNGLWEEDPSTLTGFLEENIFNAQAAGTGIYIFTYTVPDVNTCAGRTATVVLEVHPPPNPGRPTSVTFCANDDFSAYTNFDLNDQLLGEDPNGTWSEDATGQLSDLNDSVIDIQELYDTFGYGTFSFVYTVYPTHPVCEKREVTVNIDILPVLDGDITAEDICIEEDYVVELAYDETLLHNGAFLISYTIDGSLGVASTSLIDGDGHFIVDPTLVPLNETVTLEVVGITSVSPIRDVCPTVIVPPTTFLVASSQADIEDICVQNDAIVQITEILDNSGNFANGTFTTQYVLTRPDKSTDTSDSFDLEFISGNATITVPGSNFSEGGEYNFSPTITNTFATNCPIADTFMVTPLPDAIQLDLIIDNNCDAIQIDVLVDAPILPDGTYTITYDVTELGSNTVLTTNTINFTGGTAAYQIDVDALPIGNYTASVRSIQNDTTPCRLDFVFEESENFSRGGVPEAPVADASQTFCLSDFSGLPTLMDINVTAAGDILFYDTNTDTNILPISTELIDGEDYFVTNSDPLTNCEGTERVQITVNFSNPDAPTSDNNTPLFCAETSPTLSNITVNVITGSSVTWFSTLSGGTALDASTILVDGQSYFAATNSGGCTSTDRLEITPTVITVAPTAISSDVLPVCGLDDPTVVALRTLENETANEVFWFITETGGTALTDDVPLLEDTVYYAENYNSLTGCSSATRIPVTVDFSNCDPENYDFFIPDGFSPNADGRNDTFFIPNIETIFPNFTLEILNRYGTTLFKGDKTNPAWDGRNGSATAPNGVYFYIINYNKGNSEPIQGRLYLNR; encoded by the coding sequence ATGAATAAATTAAACCTTAGGTTCTTTGCCATTGTGCTTTTTATACTCGGTTTTTCAAACTTAGCCGAAGCACAATGTGCAGGTAATGATGCAAGTATTGAGATTTGCGAAAAAGACCTTGATGTCGCCAATCGTAATTTTGCGCTATTTCCAAGATTAGGCGGCTCCCCTACTGCAGGCGGAACATGGTCTACCACAAACCCAGAAAATTTTTATGCCTTAAACCAAAGCACCGGAATCGTAGATCTCTGGCGTATTAATAATTATGGCACACATTCATTTGTATACACCAATACTGATTGCAATGAAACTGCGACAATAAATATAAACCTTGGTGGTTACCCAGGTGAAGATAATATTGATGGTAGTGCAAATGCCTGCGGAGATGATAATAGTGTAAACCTACACGGCTTTTTAGGCAGTAATGTAGATGGTAAAGTTCAAGATTTTAATGGGCTTTGGGAAGAAGACCCAAGTACCCTTACCGGATTCTTAGAAGAAAACATTTTTAACGCCCAAGCTGCAGGTACAGGTATATACATTTTCACTTATACCGTACCCGATGTAAACACTTGTGCTGGTAGAACGGCTACCGTAGTTCTAGAAGTACACCCACCACCAAACCCTGGTCGACCAACAAGTGTCACTTTTTGTGCGAACGATGATTTTTCAGCGTACACGAATTTTGACCTAAACGACCAACTATTAGGCGAAGACCCAAACGGAACATGGTCAGAAGATGCTACCGGTCAATTGAGCGATTTAAACGATTCGGTCATTGATATTCAAGAATTGTACGACACTTTCGGTTATGGCACCTTCTCATTTGTGTATACTGTTTACCCTACACACCCTGTTTGCGAAAAAAGAGAAGTTACCGTCAATATTGATATTCTACCTGTTTTAGATGGGGACATTACTGCTGAAGATATTTGTATTGAAGAAGATTATGTCGTAGAACTAGCATATGACGAAACGCTATTACACAATGGTGCATTTTTAATTTCATACACTATTGATGGATCGCTTGGGGTTGCAAGCACTTCTCTAATAGACGGAGACGGTCATTTTATTGTCGACCCAACACTAGTGCCCTTAAATGAAACGGTTACTCTTGAAGTAGTTGGTATTACAAGCGTTAGCCCAATTCGAGATGTTTGCCCAACAGTTATTGTACCACCAACCACCTTTTTGGTCGCGAGCTCACAGGCAGACATTGAAGATATTTGTGTGCAGAACGATGCCATCGTACAAATAACAGAAATTCTTGACAACAGCGGTAATTTTGCCAATGGTACTTTCACTACGCAATATGTATTAACGAGACCAGATAAGAGTACAGATACATCAGACTCATTTGATCTAGAGTTTATAAGTGGTAATGCTACGATTACCGTACCGGGAAGCAATTTTTCGGAAGGTGGCGAATATAACTTCAGCCCTACTATTACGAATACATTTGCAACTAACTGCCCTATAGCCGACACTTTTATGGTGACTCCGTTACCAGATGCTATTCAGTTAGATTTGATTATAGACAACAATTGCGATGCCATACAAATAGATGTTTTGGTAGACGCTCCTATTTTACCAGATGGCACCTATACGATAACTTATGATGTTACCGAATTAGGCTCGAATACTGTACTAACAACAAATACTATAAATTTCACGGGTGGTACTGCTGCCTATCAAATAGATGTCGATGCTTTACCTATTGGTAATTATACCGCTAGTGTTCGAAGCATTCAGAATGATACTACACCCTGCCGATTAGATTTTGTGTTCGAAGAGAGCGAAAATTTCTCACGTGGCGGAGTGCCAGAAGCTCCCGTAGCCGATGCCAGCCAGACTTTTTGTTTGAGCGATTTTAGTGGGTTACCCACATTGATGGATATTAATGTTACCGCAGCGGGCGATATCTTATTTTACGATACTAATACAGATACCAATATTCTACCGATTTCAACAGAGCTGATTGACGGTGAAGATTATTTTGTAACCAATAGCGACCCACTTACCAATTGTGAGGGAACCGAACGTGTTCAAATAACGGTCAATTTCAGTAACCCTGATGCACCTACGAGTGATAATAATACTCCGTTGTTCTGCGCAGAAACTAGCCCGACATTGTCGAATATTACTGTAAATGTTATTACAGGCAGTTCTGTTACATGGTTTAGTACGCTCTCTGGCGGTACTGCTTTAGATGCGTCAACCATTTTAGTAGATGGTCAATCTTATTTCGCAGCTACCAATAGCGGTGGTTGTACGAGCACAGATCGTTTAGAAATTACGCCGACAGTAATTACCGTGGCACCAACAGCTATATCTTCAGATGTATTACCTGTTTGTGGTTTAGATGACCCTACGGTTGTAGCATTACGGACTTTAGAAAACGAAACAGCAAATGAAGTATTCTGGTTTATAACCGAAACTGGCGGTACAGCGCTAACAGATGATGTTCCGTTATTAGAAGACACCGTGTATTATGCAGAAAATTATAATTCCCTTACCGGATGTTCTTCTGCAACGCGTATACCTGTAACTGTAGATTTTAGTAATTGTGATCCCGAAAATTATGACTTTTTCATACCTGACGGATTCTCACCAAATGCCGATGGTAGAAACGATACTTTTTTCATTCCGAATATAGAAACCATATTCCCGAATTTCACTTTAGAGATTTTGAACCGATACGGCACAACGCTATTTAAAGGTGACAAAACCAATCCCGCTTGGGATGGTAGAAATGGTTCTGCCACAGCACCAAACGGAGTCTATTTCTATATTATCAATTATAACAAAGGCAATTCAGAACCTATTCAAGGTCGCTTATACTTAAACAGATAA
- a CDS encoding type IX secretion system membrane protein PorP/SprF, with protein sequence MHKKITNTTWGICIVMLLFLLKTQAQQDPQYTQYMYNMNVVNPAYTTNQPGMLNFGTLYRTQWENAVGAPKTLTFFAHTPLSEKIEMGASIISDDIGDGSLKENNIYVDFAYILKLDEQSNLSLGLKGGVTTFETNFNGFRLPEVQDDPAFNENMNNTFPNVGIGAFYNRDKFYAGLSIPNLLTSKHLENRDGLNRIGSEAIHLFGMAGYVFDINPNLKLKPSVLTKMVSGAPITADVSFNALFNNRFEGGVSYRLDDSVNAMFNIAVIPSVRIGYAYDYTLSNLGAFNNGSHEIFVLFDLDLWGLKKGYDKSPRFY encoded by the coding sequence ATGCACAAGAAAATAACAAACACCACTTGGGGCATCTGCATAGTTATGCTTTTGTTCCTTTTAAAAACACAGGCGCAGCAAGACCCGCAGTATACACAGTATATGTATAACATGAATGTGGTCAACCCTGCTTACACAACCAATCAACCTGGCATGCTTAATTTTGGTACGCTATACAGAACCCAATGGGAAAATGCCGTGGGTGCACCAAAAACGCTGACCTTTTTCGCCCATACTCCGCTATCGGAAAAAATTGAAATGGGTGCCTCTATCATATCTGATGATATTGGCGATGGTTCGTTGAAAGAGAATAACATTTATGTCGATTTCGCTTATATACTTAAGCTAGATGAACAAAGTAATTTGAGCTTAGGTCTAAAAGGAGGTGTCACCACGTTCGAGACCAACTTTAACGGATTCCGACTACCAGAAGTGCAAGATGACCCTGCTTTTAATGAGAATATGAATAACACCTTTCCGAATGTGGGTATTGGTGCATTTTATAATAGAGATAAGTTTTACGCAGGTTTGTCAATTCCGAATTTGTTGACCTCTAAACATCTAGAAAATAGAGATGGTCTAAACCGTATTGGATCAGAAGCTATTCACCTTTTTGGTATGGCAGGTTATGTATTTGACATTAATCCGAACCTGAAACTAAAGCCGTCTGTATTAACCAAAATGGTATCGGGCGCACCAATTACTGCAGATGTCTCTTTCAACGCCTTATTCAATAATCGCTTTGAAGGTGGTGTCTCGTACAGGTTAGATGACTCTGTCAATGCCATGTTCAATATTGCGGTTATACCTTCTGTACGAATAGGCTATGCTTACGATTACACCTTGTCTAATTTAGGCGCATTCAATAATGGATCACATGAAATTTTCGTGCTGTTCGACCTAGACCTTTGGGGACTCAAAAAAGGCTATGATAAATCTCCTAGATTCTACTAA
- a CDS encoding OmpA family protein: MKNLHIYLILFLGIFQSSWSQDLKRANDLFEKKYYADAIALYEAALPSNKSSLVVKNLADSYYHTFDLNASARWYRYLISNYGDTVDEQYYFKLNQSLKAIGEYDEAAQVLFDYYTKEGNSEQLQQLKEENIYLENVKAIGNRFAIANSNLNTTTSEFGAMQVGDAIWYTAAHKKSSSKTYRWNNQQYLDIYTHPIHQEQLGDSISVSLSNDINTKLHEGSFTVSPDGNTMYFTRNNYNHGKRKTDDQKVSNLKIYSASLIDGEWKNITELSFNSDEYSNEHPALNADGTKLYFSSDRPGGFGSFDIYETSLQADNSFSTPVNLGSIINTDKKEQFPFIGSDNSLYFSSNGHPGFGLLDVFISKNKNGTFQHPDNLGLPVNSGYDDFSYVLNTENASGYFASNRPSGKGSDDIYSFNVTKELSIEDCEQFITGIITDRTTTLPLVNATVTLRNAENKVIATCITKENGAFDFDIICEASYEVKAEKNGYEGNAKNIRSTKERNAEHDASMPLYSILEKQKTEALALQEKQKAEKLRTEQMAAKKLEADKKAYLIAEKQGIEEAERLTKQRIAEKAKTEKALAKKIADAITTEEALVKESDRTVIQTEEIHFDYSLWYLRRESRERLQTVIDIMKKNPGMIIEIGTHTDIRGNKSYNKDLSQKRADSAKDFLVKNGIESGRVVSKGYGESKPIVVCATEEACSEEDHEWNRRCEFVVVGWDYVN, from the coding sequence ATGAAAAACTTACATATATATCTCATCCTATTTTTAGGAATTTTTCAATCTTCCTGGTCACAAGATCTAAAACGTGCCAACGACCTTTTTGAAAAGAAATACTATGCAGATGCCATTGCCTTGTACGAAGCGGCATTACCGAGCAATAAAAGCAGCTTGGTCGTAAAGAACCTGGCAGATAGCTATTACCACACCTTTGATCTAAATGCTTCGGCACGTTGGTATCGCTATCTCATTTCTAATTATGGCGATACGGTAGATGAGCAGTATTATTTTAAGCTGAACCAGTCTTTAAAAGCCATTGGCGAATATGACGAAGCCGCACAGGTATTATTCGATTATTACACCAAAGAAGGCAATTCAGAACAATTGCAGCAACTAAAAGAAGAAAATATATACCTAGAAAATGTAAAAGCAATCGGTAATCGTTTCGCAATTGCAAACAGTAACCTAAATACGACTACATCAGAATTTGGGGCAATGCAGGTAGGTGATGCCATTTGGTATACCGCAGCACATAAAAAATCAAGTTCGAAAACATACCGGTGGAACAATCAGCAGTATTTAGATATTTACACACACCCAATACATCAAGAACAATTGGGCGATAGTATTAGTGTCAGCCTATCGAATGATATTAACACAAAATTGCACGAAGGCTCTTTTACAGTATCACCCGACGGAAACACCATGTATTTTACACGTAACAACTATAACCATGGCAAACGCAAAACCGATGATCAAAAAGTTTCTAATTTAAAAATCTACAGTGCTAGTTTAATTGACGGCGAATGGAAGAATATTACAGAGCTTTCTTTTAACAGCGACGAGTATTCTAATGAGCACCCAGCCTTAAATGCAGATGGTACAAAATTATATTTTTCTTCGGATAGACCTGGCGGATTCGGTTCTTTCGACATCTATGAAACAAGCCTACAAGCCGACAATTCGTTTAGCACTCCCGTAAATTTAGGTAGTATAATTAATACGGATAAGAAGGAGCAATTCCCTTTTATAGGTTCGGATAATTCTCTATATTTTTCATCGAACGGACACCCTGGTTTCGGACTGCTAGATGTCTTTATTTCTAAAAATAAGAATGGAACATTTCAGCATCCGGATAATTTAGGGTTACCAGTAAACAGTGGTTATGATGATTTCTCGTATGTTTTAAATACTGAAAATGCATCGGGCTATTTTGCATCGAACAGACCATCTGGTAAAGGAAGCGATGATATCTATAGTTTTAACGTAACCAAAGAGTTATCAATTGAAGATTGCGAACAGTTTATTACCGGTATTATTACAGATCGTACCACTACCCTACCATTAGTTAATGCAACAGTAACCCTACGTAATGCAGAAAACAAAGTGATAGCCACATGCATCACTAAAGAAAATGGCGCGTTTGATTTTGATATTATCTGTGAAGCATCCTACGAAGTAAAAGCAGAAAAAAATGGGTATGAAGGTAATGCCAAGAACATCCGCAGTACAAAAGAAAGAAATGCCGAACATGATGCATCGATGCCTTTATATTCCATCCTAGAAAAACAAAAAACAGAAGCACTAGCATTACAAGAAAAACAAAAAGCTGAAAAACTACGCACCGAACAAATGGCTGCTAAAAAGTTAGAGGCAGATAAAAAAGCCTATCTAATAGCAGAAAAACAAGGTATTGAAGAAGCTGAACGTTTAACGAAACAGCGAATCGCCGAGAAAGCAAAAACCGAGAAGGCACTGGCAAAGAAAATAGCCGATGCCATAACAACAGAAGAAGCTTTAGTAAAAGAGAGCGACCGTACCGTTATACAGACCGAAGAAATACATTTCGATTATAGTTTATGGTATCTAAGAAGAGAGTCTCGCGAACGTTTACAGACCGTTATCGATATCATGAAGAAAAACCCAGGTATGATTATAGAAATTGGCACTCATACAGATATTCGCGGCAATAAAAGCTATAACAAAGACCTATCGCAAAAACGTGCCGATTCTGCCAAAGATTTCTTGGTCAAAAACGGAATTGAATCTGGCAGAGTGGTTTCAAAAGGATACGGAGAATCAAAACCTATTGTAGTTTGTGCAACTGAAGAAGCTTGTTCTGAAGAAGATCATGAGTGGAACAGACGCTGCGAATTTGTAGTTGTAGGGTGGGATTATGTTAACTAA
- a CDS encoding cupin domain-containing protein, giving the protein MNYNLSTIPSKEIMPGLHGKLVHSENMSMAFWDVEKGATVPEHAHMNEQIMHVMEGDFEFTLDGTTKVYRQGDIVVIAPHLKHSGVALTPCKLLDVFSPTREEYR; this is encoded by the coding sequence ATGAACTATAACCTTTCTACAATTCCGTCAAAAGAGATTATGCCCGGTTTACATGGCAAATTGGTACATTCTGAAAACATGAGTATGGCATTTTGGGATGTAGAAAAAGGCGCCACAGTACCTGAACATGCTCACATGAACGAGCAGATCATGCATGTGATGGAGGGTGATTTTGAATTCACTTTAGATGGAACCACAAAGGTGTACCGCCAAGGTGACATCGTAGTAATTGCTCCACATTTAAAACATAGTGGTGTTGCCTTGACCCCTTGTAAGTTGTTAGATGTATTTAGCCCAACACGAGAAGAATACCGCTAG
- a CDS encoding SDR family oxidoreductase produces MNISLKNKKALVGGSSGGIGKAIAQQLAESGASVTLMSHSEEKLHNIVNDLPTDQGQQHQYLSVDFNNFNNYKKVITKYFENNSVDILVNNTQGPAAGNALEKQVNDYQQAFDLLFKTVVFTTELALTSMMANKWGRIINVASVSVKEPLSYLALSNSIRAAVVTWAKSLATDVGKHNITVNSVLTGYFDTDRITQLNAKKAEQLGIEASQVRKEMESRVAIQRIGKPEEYGYLAAFLASDNAAYITGTNIPIDGGLLKSL; encoded by the coding sequence ATGAACATATCTCTAAAAAATAAGAAAGCATTAGTTGGTGGTAGTAGCGGTGGTATTGGTAAAGCAATAGCACAGCAACTGGCTGAAAGCGGTGCAAGTGTAACTTTAATGTCGCACAGCGAAGAGAAATTGCACAACATCGTAAATGACTTACCTACAGACCAGGGACAACAACATCAATACCTATCGGTAGATTTTAATAATTTTAATAACTACAAAAAGGTTATTACCAAATACTTTGAAAATAACAGTGTCGATATTCTTGTGAATAATACCCAAGGTCCCGCCGCTGGTAATGCCCTAGAAAAACAAGTAAACGATTACCAACAAGCCTTTGATCTGCTATTTAAAACGGTGGTGTTCACTACAGAATTGGCATTGACTTCTATGATGGCAAATAAATGGGGGCGCATTATTAATGTAGCTTCCGTTTCGGTTAAAGAGCCACTTTCGTATCTCGCATTATCTAACTCAATAAGAGCTGCGGTAGTGACCTGGGCAAAATCGTTGGCAACAGATGTAGGCAAGCATAACATAACCGTTAATAGCGTTCTTACCGGATATTTCGATACCGACCGCATTACGCAACTTAATGCCAAAAAAGCCGAACAATTAGGCATTGAAGCAAGTCAGGTCAGAAAAGAAATGGAATCGAGAGTGGCAATACAGCGTATCGGCAAACCAGAAGAATATGGTTATTTAGCAGCTTTCTTGGCATCTGACAATGCCGCTTATATTACGGGAACAAATATTCCTATTGATGGCGGGTTATTGAAGTCGCTTTAG
- a CDS encoding toxin-antitoxin system YwqK family antitoxin, translated as MSKKVNLIVLLILVFYSFFGNAQTWEIKDTIIDSEQFYIYPTKKKECCWESVDTWMVNGKYRTKLPKDGNWIQLFEKNETRIAKKYQIKNGVLNGYWLEFYLNEQTELSGEYCNEIKCGKWTQYYNNGQTKDITSYAKGEPLGESISYFENGNKERKGAYDGYDKNGLWQYFHKNGQLKFKQNYINGTVTDDSIVSYDSIGQVHFKGGLKNGIPNREWITYYPNRNIESLGSFTIKEVNVCSGGIANIAYKDLKIGKWKYFYNSGKLFAEVEYRLVYKRSKKQSRVLDKQTIYSKIYFEKYYSERGERIKKKKIKEKYPILNEKVKTVYNNGYN; from the coding sequence ATGTCAAAAAAAGTCAACTTAATAGTATTATTAATCTTAGTTTTTTATTCCTTTTTTGGAAATGCACAAACATGGGAAATTAAAGATACCATAATAGACTCTGAACAATTCTATATATACCCTACTAAAAAAAAAGAATGCTGTTGGGAAAGTGTTGATACTTGGATGGTTAATGGAAAATATAGGACAAAGCTTCCAAAAGATGGAAATTGGATTCAACTCTTTGAAAAAAATGAAACCCGAATCGCTAAAAAATATCAAATAAAGAATGGAGTCTTAAATGGGTATTGGCTTGAATTTTATTTAAATGAACAGACGGAACTTTCAGGAGAGTATTGTAATGAAATAAAGTGCGGAAAATGGACTCAATATTATAATAATGGACAAACCAAGGACATTACCTCTTATGCAAAAGGAGAACCTTTAGGTGAATCAATAAGTTATTTTGAAAATGGAAACAAAGAACGTAAAGGAGCTTATGATGGTTATGACAAAAATGGTTTATGGCAATATTTTCATAAAAATGGGCAATTAAAATTTAAACAGAACTACATTAATGGAACTGTAACAGATGACTCAATTGTTAGTTATGACTCAATCGGACAAGTTCATTTTAAAGGAGGTCTTAAAAACGGTATACCTAATAGAGAATGGATTACATATTATCCGAATAGAAATATTGAATCTTTAGGTTCTTTTACAATTAAAGAAGTAAATGTTTGTTCAGGAGGAATCGCAAATATTGCTTATAAAGATTTGAAAATTGGAAAATGGAAATACTTCTATAATTCAGGAAAATTATTTGCAGAAGTTGAGTACCGATTAGTTTATAAAAGAAGCAAAAAACAATCAAGAGTTCTTGACAAACAAACTATTTACTCAAAAATATACTTTGAAAAATATTACTCTGAACGAGGTGAAAGAATAAAAAAGAAAAAAATAAAAGAGAAATACCCAATTTTAAACGAGAAAGTAAAAACGGTGTACAACAATGGCTATAATTAA
- a CDS encoding SLATT domain-containing protein, whose product MNESQKKMLLDWMRKVHQLEYAHRFESIKWVKVHRWIGYGAFVLSIIIAFSFRFPEVDIKTFDNLPFFLKQNFFVAFASTVVALLTGFQTFLKPNEKAEQHKNTGSNYEKIRHRIEFILTTKFTESERKNRIDLVKDEWENLDAINVSNKNFQKGKNKVKTFGKYPEELAFLEDVEKE is encoded by the coding sequence ATGAATGAATCTCAAAAAAAAATGCTTTTAGATTGGATGCGAAAAGTCCATCAGTTGGAATATGCGCATAGATTTGAATCTATAAAATGGGTTAAAGTCCATCGTTGGATTGGATATGGAGCTTTTGTTTTATCAATAATAATTGCATTTAGTTTTAGATTTCCAGAGGTTGACATCAAAACCTTTGATAATTTGCCATTTTTTTTAAAACAAAACTTCTTTGTTGCATTTGCTTCAACAGTAGTTGCACTACTGACAGGATTTCAAACATTTCTAAAACCAAACGAAAAAGCGGAACAACATAAAAACACGGGTAGTAATTACGAAAAAATAAGACATCGAATTGAATTTATATTAACTACGAAGTTTACCGAATCTGAAAGAAAAAATCGAATTGATTTGGTAAAAGACGAATGGGAGAATCTAGACGCAATTAATGTATCAAACAAAAACTTTCAAAAAGGTAAGAATAAGGTTAAAACTTTTGGAAAATATCCTGAAGAACTCGCTTTTTTAGAAGACGTTGAAAAAGAATAA
- a CDS encoding transposase, whose product MYTKHFKYMYKNDGYVKRYSESFKLKVLAELTKGNHSKRQIALTYGIQSSTINVWIKKYDRKDLMNTRVTVQTDDELSRIKALQKELKQLKDLLIKKDLDKLVTDSYLEVAAENLGYRDVEELKKNLNIKP is encoded by the coding sequence ATGTATACAAAACACTTCAAGTATATGTATAAAAATGATGGATATGTAAAACGCTATAGTGAGAGCTTTAAGCTCAAGGTATTGGCAGAACTAACCAAAGGAAACCATTCCAAAAGACAAATTGCATTAACTTACGGTATACAATCCAGTACTATAAACGTATGGATAAAAAAGTACGATCGTAAAGATCTAATGAACACCCGTGTAACCGTGCAAACAGACGATGAACTTTCCCGTATCAAAGCCCTGCAAAAAGAGCTAAAGCAACTTAAGGACCTTCTTATTAAAAAAGACCTGGACAAATTGGTGACCGATAGCTATCTCGAGGTAGCTGCTGAGAATCTAGGTTATAGAGATGTTGAGGAATTAAAAAAAAACTTAAACATAAAGCCTTAA